The Pseudomonas allokribbensis genome has a window encoding:
- a CDS encoding enoyl-CoA hydratase/isomerase family protein, which produces MTAQASSPRTSSMDATPHEVLAEVRNHIGHLTLNRPAGLNALTLDMVRQLQQHLDAWAADADIHAVVLRGAGEKAFCAGGDIRSLYDSHKSGDTLHEDFFVEEYALDLTIHHYRKPVLALMDGFVLGGGMGLVQGADLRVVTEKSRLAMPEVAIGYFPDVGGSYFLPRIPGELGIYLGVSGVQIRAADALYCGLADWYLDSSKLATLDEQLDQLQWHDTPLKDLQSLLARHAVQTLPDAPLELLRPAIDHFFALPDVPSIVEQLRAVTVADSHEWATTTADLLETRSPLAMGVTLEMLRRGRHLSLEHCFALELHLDRQWFERGDLIEGVRALLIDKDKSPRWNPPTLAALHAEHIASFFHGFAESGS; this is translated from the coding sequence ATGACTGCTCAGGCTTCATCCCCGCGGACTTCGTCCATGGATGCCACGCCACACGAAGTGCTGGCCGAGGTTCGCAATCACATCGGTCATCTGACCCTCAATCGCCCCGCCGGCCTCAATGCCCTGACCCTCGATATGGTGCGCCAGCTCCAGCAACACCTGGACGCCTGGGCCGCTGATGCCGATATCCACGCGGTCGTGCTGCGCGGTGCCGGCGAGAAAGCCTTCTGTGCCGGTGGCGACATTCGTTCCCTGTACGACAGCCATAAAAGCGGTGACACGCTGCATGAAGATTTCTTCGTCGAGGAATACGCCCTCGACCTGACGATCCACCACTACCGCAAACCGGTGCTGGCGCTGATGGACGGCTTCGTCCTCGGTGGTGGCATGGGCCTGGTGCAAGGCGCCGATCTGCGGGTGGTCACCGAGAAGAGCCGACTGGCAATGCCGGAAGTGGCCATTGGGTATTTCCCGGATGTCGGCGGCAGTTATTTCCTGCCGCGCATTCCCGGCGAACTGGGCATTTACCTGGGCGTCAGCGGCGTGCAGATTCGCGCGGCAGATGCGCTGTATTGCGGCCTCGCCGACTGGTATCTGGACAGCAGCAAACTCGCCACCCTCGACGAGCAACTCGATCAGTTGCAATGGCACGACACGCCGTTGAAAGACCTGCAAAGCCTGTTGGCCCGCCACGCCGTGCAAACCCTGCCGGATGCGCCGCTTGAGCTCTTGCGCCCGGCCATCGACCACTTCTTCGCGTTGCCCGACGTGCCGAGCATCGTCGAGCAATTGCGCGCCGTGACCGTCGCCGACAGCCATGAATGGGCGACCACCACCGCCGACCTGCTGGAAACCCGCTCGCCGCTGGCCATGGGCGTGACCCTGGAAATGCTGCGTCGCGGCCGGCACCTGAGCCTGGAACACTGCTTCGCCCTCGAACTGCATCTGGATCGCCAGTGGTTCGAACGCGGCGACCTGATCGAAGGCGTGCGCGCCTTGCTGATCGACAAAGACAAATCACCACGCTGGAACCCGCCGACCCTTGCCGCGCTGCACGCCGAGCACATCGCGAGTTTCTTCCACGGTTTCGCTGAGAGCGGGAGCTGA
- a CDS encoding acyl-CoA dehydrogenase family protein — protein sequence MHDLELTEDQVMIRDMARDFARGEIAPHAQAWEKAGWIDDGLVAKMGELGLLGMVVPEEWGGTYVDYVAYALAVEEISAGDGATGAFMSIHNSVGCGPVLNYGSEEQKQTWLADLASGAVIGCFCLTEPQAGSEAHNLRTRAELRDGQWVINGAKQFVSNGKRAKLAIVFAVTDPDLGKRGISAFLVPTDTPGFIVDRTEHKMGIRASDTCAVTLNNCSIPEANLLGERGKGLAIALSNLEGGRIGIAAQALGIARAAFEAALGYARDRVQFGKAIIEHQSIANLLADMQMQINAARLMILHAARLRTAGKPCLSEASQAKLFASEMAEKVCSSAIQIHGGYGYLEDYPVEKYYRDARITQIYEGSSEIQRMVIARELKNYQL from the coding sequence ATGCACGATCTCGAATTGACTGAAGACCAGGTAATGATCCGCGACATGGCCCGGGACTTTGCCCGTGGCGAAATCGCCCCCCACGCCCAAGCCTGGGAAAAGGCCGGCTGGATCGATGACGGCCTGGTGGCGAAGATGGGCGAACTCGGCCTGCTGGGCATGGTGGTGCCGGAAGAATGGGGCGGCACCTATGTCGACTACGTGGCCTATGCGCTGGCGGTGGAAGAGATTTCCGCCGGTGACGGCGCTACCGGCGCGTTCATGAGCATTCACAACTCGGTGGGCTGCGGGCCGGTGCTCAACTACGGCAGCGAAGAACAGAAACAGACCTGGCTGGCGGATCTGGCCAGTGGCGCGGTGATCGGCTGTTTCTGCCTGACCGAGCCCCAGGCCGGCTCCGAAGCGCACAACCTGCGCACCCGCGCTGAACTGCGTGACGGGCAATGGGTGATCAACGGCGCCAAGCAATTTGTCAGCAACGGCAAGCGGGCGAAACTGGCGATCGTGTTTGCGGTGACCGATCCGGATCTGGGCAAGCGCGGTATCTCGGCGTTCCTCGTGCCGACCGACACACCGGGTTTCATCGTCGACCGCACCGAACACAAGATGGGCATCCGCGCTTCCGACACCTGCGCGGTGACGCTGAATAATTGCAGCATTCCCGAAGCGAATCTGTTGGGTGAACGCGGAAAAGGCCTGGCGATTGCCCTTTCCAACCTGGAAGGCGGACGCATCGGCATCGCGGCGCAAGCATTGGGCATCGCTCGTGCGGCGTTTGAAGCGGCGCTGGGTTACGCCCGTGATCGGGTGCAGTTCGGCAAGGCGATCATCGAGCACCAGAGCATCGCCAACCTGCTGGCGGACATGCAGATGCAGATCAACGCGGCACGCTTGATGATTCTGCATGCGGCGCGGCTGCGCACGGCGGGCAAACCGTGTCTGTCGGAGGCTTCGCAGGCCAAATTGTTTGCTTCGGAAATGGCTGAGAAGGTGTGCTCGTCAGCGATTCAGATTCATGGCGGGTATGGGTATCTGGAGGACTATCCGGTGGAGAAATACTACCGGGATGCGCGGATTACCCAGATTTATGAGGGGTCGAGCGAGATACAGCGGATGGTGATTGCTCGGGAGTTGAAGAACTACCAACTCTGA
- a CDS encoding enoyl-CoA hydratase yields MSYETILLETHGRVGVITLNRPQALNALNAQLVSEVNRALDGLEADANIGCIVITGSKKAFAAGADIKEMADLTYPQIYMDDLFSDSDRVANRRKPIIAAVNGFALGGGCELALMCDFILAGDNAKFGQPEINLGVLPGMGGTQRLTRAVGKAKAMEMCLSGRLIDAVEAERCGIVARIVPSDELLDEALKVAAVIASKSLPIAMMVKESVNRAFEVNLTEGVRFERRVFHAAFATQDQKEGMAAFVAKRSPEFQGK; encoded by the coding sequence ATGAGTTACGAAACGATTTTGCTGGAAACCCATGGTCGCGTCGGCGTCATCACCCTGAACCGCCCGCAGGCGCTGAATGCCCTCAACGCGCAACTGGTCAGCGAAGTGAACCGCGCCCTGGATGGCCTGGAAGCTGATGCGAACATTGGCTGCATCGTCATCACCGGTTCGAAAAAAGCCTTCGCCGCTGGCGCCGACATCAAGGAAATGGCGGATCTGACCTACCCGCAGATCTACATGGACGACCTGTTCAGCGACAGCGACCGCGTGGCCAACCGGCGCAAGCCGATCATCGCAGCGGTCAACGGTTTTGCCCTGGGTGGCGGCTGTGAACTGGCGCTGATGTGCGACTTCATCCTGGCCGGCGACAACGCCAAATTCGGCCAGCCGGAAATCAACCTTGGCGTGCTGCCGGGCATGGGCGGCACCCAGCGCCTGACCCGCGCCGTGGGCAAGGCCAAGGCCATGGAAATGTGCCTGAGCGGACGCTTGATCGACGCGGTTGAAGCCGAGCGTTGCGGCATCGTCGCGCGGATCGTGCCGAGTGATGAACTGCTGGATGAAGCGCTGAAAGTCGCGGCGGTGATCGCCAGCAAGTCGTTGCCGATTGCGATGATGGTCAAGGAAAGCGTCAACCGCGCCTTTGAAGTGAACCTGACTGAAGGCGTGCGTTTCGAGCGTCGGGTGTTCCATGCGGCGTTTGCGACGCAGGATCAGAAAGAAGGGATGGCGGCGTTTGTGGCCAAGCGGTCGCCGGAGTTCCAAGGCAAGTAA
- a CDS encoding acyl-CoA dehydrogenase, translating to MIPNDDQQQIRDMARQFAEERLKPFAAEWDREHRFPKEAIGEMAGLGFFGMLVPEQWGGCDTGYLAYAMALEEIAAGDGACSTIMSVHNSVGCVPILKFGNDDQRERFLKPLASGAMLGAFALTEPQAGSDASSLKTRARLEGDHYVLNGCKQFITSGQNAGIVIVFAVTDPSAGKRGISAFIVPTDSPGYKVARIEDKLGQHASDTCQILFEDVKVPVANRLGEEGEGYKIALANLEGGRVGIASQSVGMARAAFEAARDYARERDTFGKPIIEHQAVAFRLADMATQIAVARQMVHYAAALRDSGQPALVEASMAKLFASEMAEKVCSMALQTLGGYGYLNDFPLERIYRDVRVCQIYEGTSDIQRMVISRNL from the coding sequence ATGATTCCCAATGACGACCAACAACAAATCCGCGACATGGCCCGGCAGTTTGCCGAGGAACGGCTGAAACCGTTCGCCGCCGAGTGGGATCGCGAGCACCGCTTCCCGAAAGAAGCCATCGGCGAAATGGCCGGACTGGGCTTCTTCGGCATGCTGGTGCCGGAGCAGTGGGGCGGTTGCGACACCGGTTACCTGGCCTACGCCATGGCCCTGGAAGAAATCGCCGCTGGCGACGGCGCCTGCTCGACGATCATGAGCGTGCACAACTCAGTGGGCTGCGTGCCGATCCTCAAGTTCGGCAACGACGACCAGCGCGAACGCTTCCTCAAGCCGCTGGCCAGCGGCGCGATGCTCGGTGCTTTCGCGTTGACCGAACCGCAGGCCGGTTCCGATGCCAGTAGCCTGAAAACCCGTGCACGACTGGAAGGCGATCACTACGTGCTCAACGGCTGCAAACAGTTCATCACCTCCGGGCAGAACGCCGGGATCGTGATCGTGTTTGCCGTCACCGACCCGAGCGCTGGCAAACGCGGGATCAGCGCCTTTATCGTGCCGACTGACTCGCCGGGCTACAAAGTCGCCCGCATTGAAGACAAACTCGGCCAGCACGCTTCAGACACCTGTCAGATTCTGTTCGAAGACGTGAAAGTGCCAGTGGCCAACCGTTTGGGCGAGGAGGGCGAGGGCTACAAGATCGCCCTGGCCAACCTCGAAGGCGGACGCGTCGGCATCGCTTCGCAATCGGTGGGCATGGCCCGTGCAGCGTTCGAAGCGGCCCGTGATTACGCCCGCGAGCGTGACACCTTCGGCAAGCCGATCATCGAGCACCAGGCCGTGGCGTTCCGTCTGGCGGACATGGCGACCCAGATCGCCGTGGCGCGGCAGATGGTGCATTACGCCGCCGCCCTGCGTGACAGCGGTCAACCGGCGCTGGTCGAAGCGTCGATGGCCAAGCTGTTCGCTTCGGAAATGGCCGAGAAGGTCTGCTCCATGGCGTTGCAAACCCTGGGCGGTTACGGTTACCTCAACGACTTCCCGCTGGAGCGCATCTACCGCGACGTGCGGGTCTGCCAGATCTACGAAGGCACCAGCGACATTCAGCGCATGGTCATTTCGCGCAATCTTTGA
- a CDS encoding acetyl-CoA C-acyltransferase, whose protein sequence is MTISNDPIVIVSAVRTPMGGFQGELKSLTAPQLGAAAIKAAVERAGVAADAVDEVLFGCVLPAGLGQAPARQAALGAGLDKSTRCTTVNKMCGSGMETTILAHDMLLAGSADVVIAGGMESMSNAPYLLDRARAGYRMGHGRVLDSMFLDGLEDAYDKGRLMGTFAEDCAETNDFSREAQDAFAIASTTRAQQAIKDGSFKAEIVPLTVTVGKEQVVISNDEQPPKAKLDKIASLKPAFREGGTVTAANSSSISDGAAALVLMRQSQAQKQGLKPLAVIHGHAAFADTPGLFPVAPIGAIKKLMKKTGWSLDQVDLFEVNEAFAVVGMAAMTHLEIPHDKLNIHGGACALGHPIGASGARILVTLLSALRQKGLKRGVAAICIGGGEATAMAVECV, encoded by the coding sequence ATGACTATCTCCAACGATCCGATTGTCATTGTCAGTGCCGTTCGTACCCCGATGGGCGGCTTCCAAGGCGAACTGAAAAGCCTGACTGCGCCGCAACTGGGCGCCGCTGCAATCAAGGCTGCGGTTGAGCGTGCCGGTGTCGCCGCCGATGCGGTCGATGAAGTGTTGTTCGGCTGCGTACTGCCAGCCGGTCTCGGCCAGGCGCCTGCGCGTCAGGCTGCACTGGGTGCCGGGCTGGACAAATCCACCCGCTGCACCACCGTCAACAAGATGTGCGGTTCAGGCATGGAAACCACCATCCTGGCCCACGACATGCTGCTGGCCGGCAGCGCCGATGTGGTGATCGCCGGCGGCATGGAAAGCATGTCCAACGCGCCGTACCTGCTGGATCGCGCCCGCGCCGGTTACCGCATGGGCCATGGCCGGGTGCTGGATTCGATGTTCCTCGACGGTCTTGAAGACGCCTACGACAAGGGCCGCCTGATGGGCACCTTCGCCGAGGATTGCGCCGAAACCAACGACTTCAGCCGCGAGGCTCAGGACGCCTTTGCCATCGCCTCGACCACCCGCGCCCAGCAGGCGATCAAGGACGGCAGCTTCAAGGCCGAAATCGTTCCGCTGACCGTGACCGTCGGCAAGGAACAAGTGGTCATCAGCAACGACGAGCAACCGCCAAAAGCCAAACTGGACAAGATCGCTTCGCTGAAACCGGCGTTCCGCGAAGGCGGCACCGTAACCGCAGCCAACTCCAGTTCGATCTCCGACGGCGCAGCGGCACTGGTGCTGATGCGCCAGTCGCAAGCGCAGAAACAAGGATTGAAACCACTGGCGGTGATTCACGGCCACGCAGCATTCGCTGACACCCCGGGCCTGTTCCCGGTGGCACCGATTGGCGCGATCAAGAAGCTGATGAAGAAAACCGGCTGGTCGCTGGATCAGGTCGATCTGTTCGAAGTCAACGAAGCCTTTGCCGTGGTCGGCATGGCGGCGATGACCCACCTGGAAATCCCCCACGACAAGCTCAACATCCATGGCGGTGCCTGCGCCCTCGGTCATCCGATCGGTGCGTCCGGCGCGCGGATTCTGGTGACCTTGCTCTCGGCCCTGCGCCAGAAAGGCCTGAAACGCGGCGTCGCGGCGATCTGCATCGGCGGCGGCGAAGCCACGGCGATGGCCGTCGAGTGCGTCTGA
- a CDS encoding SDR family NAD(P)-dependent oxidoreductase: MQIENKVFIVTGGASGLGAATAELLVAAGAKVMLVDMNAEAVAAQAQRLGAQSVVADISNETAAEAAVQATVKAFGSLNGLVNCAGIVRGEKILGKNGPHALASFAQVINVNLIGSFNMLRLAAAAIAESEANADGERGVIINTASVAAFDGQIGQAAYSASKGAIASLTLPAARELARFGIRVMTIAPGIFETPMMAGMTPEVRDSLAAGVPFPPRLGKPAEYAALVRHIIENSMLNGEVIRLDGALRMAAK; encoded by the coding sequence ATGCAGATCGAGAACAAGGTTTTTATCGTCACCGGCGGTGCGTCCGGGCTGGGTGCAGCCACCGCTGAGCTGTTGGTTGCCGCCGGCGCCAAAGTGATGCTGGTGGACATGAACGCCGAAGCCGTCGCCGCTCAGGCTCAACGCCTCGGTGCGCAAAGCGTAGTGGCCGACATCAGCAACGAAACCGCCGCCGAAGCCGCCGTACAGGCTACGGTAAAAGCTTTCGGTAGCCTGAATGGTCTGGTGAACTGCGCCGGTATCGTCCGGGGCGAGAAGATCCTCGGCAAGAACGGCCCGCATGCGCTGGCGAGCTTCGCGCAGGTGATCAACGTCAACCTGATCGGTAGCTTCAACATGCTGCGCCTCGCAGCGGCAGCGATTGCCGAAAGCGAAGCCAACGCCGATGGCGAACGCGGCGTGATCATCAACACCGCCTCCGTCGCTGCATTCGACGGCCAGATTGGCCAGGCCGCGTATTCCGCGTCCAAAGGCGCCATCGCCAGCCTGACCCTGCCTGCCGCCCGTGAACTGGCGCGCTTCGGCATCCGCGTGATGACCATCGCCCCGGGCATTTTCGAAACCCCGATGATGGCCGGCATGACCCCGGAAGTGCGCGACTCGCTGGCCGCTGGCGTGCCGTTCCCGCCACGCCTGGGCAAACCGGCCGAGTACGCCGCGCTGGTGCGGCATATCATTGAAAACAGCATGCTCAACGGCGAGGTGATCCGTCTCGACGGTGCCTTGCGCATGGCCGCCAAATAA
- a CDS encoding AMP-binding protein, translated as MRDYLSATQQFDYQHTVDAALSGTLEALNACVECCDRHALPGRIALFWEGRDGASATYTFSDLQDKAARFANFLLAQGVQKGDKVAGLLPRNIELLITVFATWRIGAVYQPLFTAFGPKALEHRLNSSGAKVVVTDAVNRPKLSEVADCPTLVTVGGPKGQGIVRGDFSFWAELPNHSNVCEPVMLTGEDPFLLMFTSGTTGPSKALSVPLKAVVAFQSYTRDAVDLRPEDAFWNVADPGWAYGIYFGVTGPLSMGHPITFYDGPFTLESTCRVINKYGITNLTGSPTAYRLLIAGGDEFAKSIKGKLRIVSSAGEPLNPEVIRWFADNLGVVIHDHYGQTELGMVLCNHHGLEHPIHLGAAGFASPGHRIVVLDEQNNELGVGQPGILAIDRTQSPMCWFAGYEGAPTKAFVGDYYLSGDTVEWNPDGSISFVGRSDDVITTSGYRVGPFDVESALIEHPAVVEAAVVGKPDPERTELVKAFVVLNPQYRAEPALAEELRQHVRKRLAAHSYPREIEFVSELPKTPSGKLQRFILRNQEIAKAQEAAAHNVSA; from the coding sequence ATGCGCGATTACTTGTCTGCCACCCAGCAGTTTGATTATCAGCACACCGTGGACGCCGCACTCAGCGGCACGCTCGAGGCGCTCAACGCCTGCGTCGAATGTTGTGACCGTCACGCCTTGCCGGGGCGCATCGCGCTGTTCTGGGAGGGCCGCGATGGCGCCAGTGCGACTTACACCTTCAGCGATCTGCAGGACAAAGCCGCGCGCTTCGCCAATTTCCTTCTCGCCCAGGGCGTGCAGAAAGGCGACAAGGTCGCCGGCCTGCTGCCGCGCAATATCGAATTGCTGATCACCGTGTTCGCCACCTGGCGCATCGGCGCGGTGTATCAACCGCTGTTCACCGCGTTCGGCCCGAAAGCCCTCGAACATCGCCTGAACAGTTCCGGCGCAAAAGTGGTGGTGACCGATGCGGTCAACCGGCCGAAGCTCAGTGAAGTCGCCGACTGCCCGACGCTGGTCACCGTCGGCGGCCCGAAAGGCCAGGGCATTGTCCGTGGCGATTTCAGTTTCTGGGCCGAACTGCCCAACCATTCCAATGTCTGCGAACCGGTGATGCTGACCGGCGAAGACCCGTTCCTGCTGATGTTCACCTCGGGCACCACCGGCCCGTCGAAAGCGCTGTCGGTGCCGCTCAAGGCTGTCGTCGCGTTCCAGAGCTACACCCGCGACGCCGTGGATCTGCGACCGGAAGATGCGTTCTGGAACGTCGCTGATCCGGGTTGGGCCTATGGCATTTATTTTGGCGTAACCGGCCCGTTGTCGATGGGCCACCCAATCACCTTCTACGATGGCCCGTTCACCCTCGAAAGCACCTGCCGGGTCATCAACAAGTACGGGATCACCAACCTCACCGGGTCGCCTACGGCTTATCGCCTGTTGATTGCCGGTGGCGATGAGTTCGCCAAATCGATCAAGGGCAAGCTGCGCATCGTCAGCAGCGCCGGCGAACCGTTGAACCCGGAAGTGATCCGCTGGTTCGCCGACAACCTCGGCGTGGTCATTCATGACCACTACGGCCAGACCGAACTGGGCATGGTGCTGTGCAATCACCATGGCCTCGAACACCCGATCCACCTCGGCGCCGCCGGTTTTGCTTCGCCGGGCCATCGCATCGTGGTGCTCGACGAGCAGAACAACGAACTCGGCGTCGGTCAGCCAGGCATTCTCGCCATTGACCGCACACAATCGCCAATGTGCTGGTTCGCCGGTTACGAAGGTGCACCGACCAAGGCCTTCGTCGGCGATTACTACCTGAGCGGCGACACCGTCGAGTGGAACCCGGACGGCAGCATCAGTTTCGTCGGCCGCAGTGACGACGTGATCACCACTTCCGGCTATCGCGTCGGCCCGTTCGACGTGGAAAGTGCACTGATCGAGCACCCGGCGGTGGTCGAAGCGGCGGTGGTCGGCAAACCCGATCCGGAGCGCACCGAATTGGTGAAGGCCTTCGTCGTGCTCAACCCGCAATACCGCGCCGAACCAGCGCTGGCTGAAGAACTGCGTCAGCACGTGCGCAAACGTCTGGCCGCGCATTCGTACCCCCGTGAAATCGAATTTGTCAGCGAGTTGCCGAAAACCCCGAGCGGCAAATTGCAGCGCTTTATCTTGCGCAACCAGGAAATCGCCAAGGCTCAAGAGGCTGCGGCGCACAACGTTTCAGCTTGA
- a CDS encoding AraC family transcriptional regulator, translated as MSEKDTIAIQLVREALLQSCAPGVATEEVLNKVGIDPALLPTDDARVPASQYARLWRLLARRGDDEFFGMDPRKLKSGSLEFLCRSAMAQPNLAAGLSAGLNFLSLMLERMPAQLVHQQSLAEIVLLEDDPEPRRAFTYFTYWMIVHGVACWLAGRRIPILAIELRCPAPDFCDDYRVMFSENLRFDRPRTRMIFAAEVLDLPIKRSAEELKRFLAHAPANILVKYRDPESLASRIKQDLRQLPAEQWPETEALAQQLCMSASTLRRRLAEEGQTYQGLKDSVRKELAIIWLAEPSISFVDIATRLGFADASSFYKAFRKWSGTNPGHYRSLILNEAV; from the coding sequence ATGTCGGAAAAAGACACCATCGCCATTCAACTGGTGCGCGAAGCACTGCTGCAAAGTTGTGCCCCGGGCGTGGCCACGGAAGAAGTCTTGAACAAGGTCGGCATCGATCCGGCGCTGCTGCCCACCGATGACGCCCGCGTCCCGGCCAGCCAGTACGCACGGTTGTGGCGACTGCTGGCGCGGCGCGGCGATGACGAGTTCTTTGGCATGGACCCGCGCAAGCTGAAGTCCGGCAGCCTGGAATTCCTCTGCCGCAGCGCGATGGCCCAGCCGAATCTGGCTGCCGGTTTGAGCGCCGGTTTGAATTTCCTGTCGCTGATGCTTGAGCGCATGCCGGCGCAACTGGTGCACCAGCAAAGCCTGGCGGAGATCGTCCTGCTGGAGGACGATCCTGAACCGCGCCGCGCCTTCACCTATTTCACCTATTGGATGATCGTCCACGGCGTGGCCTGCTGGCTCGCGGGGCGGCGGATTCCGATCCTGGCCATTGAATTGCGCTGCCCGGCGCCGGACTTCTGCGATGACTACCGGGTGATGTTCTCCGAGAATCTGCGCTTCGATCGGCCACGCACGCGGATGATCTTCGCCGCCGAGGTGCTGGATCTGCCGATCAAGCGCAGTGCCGAGGAGTTGAAACGTTTCCTCGCCCATGCGCCGGCCAACATTCTGGTGAAGTACCGCGACCCGGAAAGCCTCGCCAGCCGCATCAAGCAGGATCTGCGTCAGTTGCCCGCCGAACAGTGGCCGGAAACCGAAGCCCTGGCCCAGCAGCTGTGCATGTCCGCCTCGACCCTGCGTCGGCGTCTGGCCGAAGAAGGGCAGACCTATCAGGGTTTGAAGGACAGCGTACGCAAGGAACTGGCGATCATCTGGCTGGCGGAGCCTTCGATCAGTTTTGTCGACATCGCCACACGCCTGGGGTTTGCCGACGCGAGCTCGTTCTACAAGGCGTTTCGCAAGTGGTCGGGGACCAATCCTGGGCATTACCGCAGCCTGATCCTCAACGAAGCGGTCTGA
- the efeU gene encoding iron uptake transporter permease EfeU — translation MLVPFLIMLREGIEAALIVGIIASYLQQTGRGQWMPAVWIGVFLAAALALLVGGGLELVSAEFPQKQQELFEGVVGLIAVGILSSMVFWMRKVARSIKHSLQASLDHALTASKHQVIALIAMVFFAVAREGLETVFFLLAVFQQSEGPGAPIGALLGLILAIVVGYLIYSGSMRLNLSAFFRWTGLFILVVAAGILSNSVQALHEAGVWNHLQTVLFDFSATLPMDGPLGSVLAGMFGYQDAPTVSTLGAYLIYLVVALVMFFYPASAPAPKAAASNSASSQ, via the coding sequence ATGCTCGTTCCCTTTCTGATCATGCTGCGTGAAGGCATTGAAGCCGCGCTGATCGTTGGCATTATCGCCAGCTACCTGCAACAGACCGGCCGTGGCCAATGGATGCCGGCGGTGTGGATCGGCGTATTTCTCGCCGCTGCGCTGGCGCTGCTGGTGGGTGGTGGCCTGGAACTGGTCAGCGCCGAATTCCCGCAGAAACAGCAGGAACTGTTCGAAGGCGTGGTCGGCCTCATCGCCGTGGGCATTCTCAGCTCCATGGTGTTCTGGATGCGCAAGGTCGCGCGTTCGATCAAGCATTCGCTGCAAGCGTCCCTCGATCATGCGCTGACCGCTTCGAAACATCAGGTCATCGCGCTGATCGCCATGGTGTTTTTCGCCGTCGCCCGGGAAGGACTGGAAACCGTGTTCTTCCTGCTCGCCGTGTTCCAGCAGAGCGAAGGCCCGGGCGCGCCGATCGGTGCCCTGCTCGGCCTGATCCTGGCCATCGTCGTCGGTTACCTGATCTACAGCGGCAGCATGCGCCTGAATCTGTCGGCGTTCTTCCGCTGGACCGGGCTGTTCATCCTCGTGGTCGCCGCCGGGATCCTCTCCAACTCGGTGCAGGCACTGCATGAGGCCGGGGTGTGGAACCACCTGCAAACCGTGCTCTTCGATTTCAGCGCGACGTTGCCGATGGACGGCCCGCTGGGCTCGGTGCTGGCCGGCATGTTCGGTTATCAGGATGCCCCGACCGTCAGCACCCTCGGCGCCTACCTGATCTACCTGGTGGTGGCGCTGGTGATGTTCTTCTATCCGGCCTCCGCCCCTGCGCCCAAAGCCGCCGCTTCGAATTCCGCTTCCAGCCAATAA